A DNA window from Labrys wisconsinensis contains the following coding sequences:
- a CDS encoding cytochrome-c peroxidase, with translation MPVFPLLARCRLAALSRTAGWHRPRRQEITQGFRRTRGRGPASALALALAAAIGLAAAAFAAGQGPEAGDGGQSRAAVRQRVAALRVLGRALFSDPALSASGKLACASCHDPAHAFGPANAAAVQLGGGDLRRPGLRAVPTLTYLQAVPAFTEHFFESEDDADESVDNGPTGGLTWDGRVDRGRDQAAIPLLSDFEMGNKDEAAVAARLAAAGYGDKVAGLPGQAPRPDPAAVYRAALEALEAFEQDEPTFYPYSSKYDAVLAGKAVLTPQEAHGLALFEDPAKGNCSSCHVSRRGNDGTPPQFTDYGLIAIGVPRNPAIPANRDPAYFDLGLCGPLRTDFAGRQDYCGLFRTPTLRNVALRKSFFHNGVFHSLRQVVEFYVQRDTDPGRWYARKPDGSIDKYDDLPAFAKANVNTDPPFDRHAGDAPALDAAEIDDLVAFLDTLTDGYEPQAGSPGPAYALESKQR, from the coding sequence ATGCCAGTCTTCCCTTTGCTTGCCCGCTGTCGCCTCGCGGCCCTGTCCCGGACCGCCGGATGGCACCGACCCCGGCGGCAGGAAATCACACAAGGGTTTCGCCGGACAAGGGGGCGCGGGCCGGCCTCGGCGCTGGCGCTGGCCCTGGCCGCGGCCATCGGGCTTGCCGCCGCGGCTTTCGCAGCCGGGCAGGGGCCGGAGGCGGGCGACGGCGGCCAGTCGCGCGCGGCGGTGCGCCAGCGTGTCGCGGCGCTGCGCGTCCTCGGCCGCGCCCTGTTCTCCGATCCCGCCCTCTCGGCCTCCGGCAAGCTGGCCTGCGCCTCCTGCCACGACCCGGCCCATGCCTTCGGCCCGGCCAATGCGGCCGCGGTGCAGCTCGGCGGCGGCGATCTCCGCCGGCCGGGGCTCCGGGCGGTGCCGACGCTGACCTATCTGCAGGCGGTGCCGGCCTTCACCGAGCATTTCTTCGAATCGGAGGACGATGCCGACGAGAGCGTCGACAACGGCCCGACCGGCGGCCTGACCTGGGACGGGCGCGTCGACCGCGGCCGCGACCAGGCCGCCATCCCGCTGCTCTCCGATTTCGAGATGGGCAACAAGGACGAAGCGGCCGTGGCGGCGCGCCTCGCCGCCGCCGGCTATGGCGACAAGGTCGCCGGCCTGCCGGGTCAGGCGCCCCGGCCCGATCCGGCGGCGGTCTACCGCGCCGCCCTCGAGGCGCTGGAGGCGTTCGAGCAGGATGAGCCGACCTTCTACCCCTATTCCAGCAAGTATGACGCGGTGCTGGCGGGCAAGGCCGTGCTGACGCCGCAGGAGGCGCACGGGCTCGCCCTGTTCGAGGACCCGGCCAAGGGCAATTGCTCGTCCTGCCATGTCAGCCGGCGCGGCAATGACGGCACGCCGCCGCAATTCACGGATTACGGCCTGATCGCCATCGGCGTGCCGCGCAACCCGGCGATCCCCGCCAACCGCGACCCCGCCTATTTCGACCTCGGGCTGTGCGGCCCGCTGCGAACCGACTTCGCCGGCCGCCAGGACTATTGCGGCCTGTTCCGCACGCCGACCCTGCGCAACGTCGCCCTGCGCAAGAGCTTCTTCCACAACGGCGTGTTCCACTCGCTGCGCCAGGTCGTGGAATTCTACGTCCAGCGCGACACCGACCCCGGCCGCTGGTACGCCCGCAAGCCCGACGGCAGCATCGACAAGTATGACGACCTGCCGGCCTTCGCCAAGGCGAACGTCAACACCGACCCGCCCTTCGACCGCCATGCCGGCGACGCGCCGGCCCTGGACGCGGCCGAGATCGACGACCTCGTCGCCTTCCTCGACACGCTCACCGACGGCTACGAACCCCAGGCAGGCTCTCCCGGACCTGCTTACGCTTTGGAATCGAAGCAGCGCTGA
- a CDS encoding sulfite oxidase, whose translation MRRPETTGLIVRQKSPLNLEFQFSSLADWQIPVDQFYVRSHFPPPGLHEEDWRLSVEGAVERPLALSLEALKALPQARFPAVMECAGNGRVFYEPAREGLQWQNGGVGNAEWSGVLLRDVLAAAGVKPEAVEVILVGADRGVVDGGKKTASPGPIAFARSLPLDKALSDGVLLAHAMNGEPLTPDHGYPLRAVVGGWFGMAWIKWLAAVRVVPRPFRGYWQARDYFRWERGLGEPMLVPLDEMEVKAQIAQPVNGATLRAGEPFRVFGAAWGGETALALVEVDTGEGWRPARLLEPETRYGWRFWEHVWTPPRPGRYTLRCRASDAAGHVQPAEQRSDAESYCANWIIPVEVKAVAVRPGPADDFVI comes from the coding sequence ATGCGCCGCCCCGAGACCACCGGCCTGATCGTCCGGCAGAAGTCGCCGCTCAACCTTGAGTTCCAGTTCTCCAGCCTGGCGGACTGGCAGATCCCAGTCGACCAGTTCTATGTGCGCAGCCATTTCCCCCCGCCCGGGCTGCACGAGGAGGATTGGCGGCTGTCGGTGGAGGGCGCGGTGGAGCGGCCGCTGGCGCTGAGCCTGGAGGCGCTGAAGGCCCTGCCGCAGGCGCGGTTTCCGGCAGTGATGGAATGCGCCGGCAACGGCCGCGTGTTCTACGAGCCGGCCCGCGAGGGCCTGCAATGGCAGAACGGCGGGGTCGGCAATGCCGAATGGTCGGGCGTGCTGCTGCGCGACGTGCTGGCCGCGGCCGGCGTCAAGCCCGAGGCGGTGGAGGTGATCCTGGTCGGGGCGGACCGCGGCGTGGTCGACGGCGGCAAGAAGACCGCCTCGCCCGGGCCGATCGCCTTCGCCCGCAGCCTGCCGCTCGACAAGGCGCTGTCGGACGGCGTGCTGCTCGCGCACGCCATGAACGGCGAGCCGCTGACGCCGGACCACGGCTACCCCCTCAGGGCGGTGGTCGGCGGCTGGTTCGGCATGGCCTGGATCAAATGGCTCGCGGCCGTGCGCGTGGTGCCGCGGCCGTTCCGCGGCTATTGGCAGGCGCGCGACTATTTCCGCTGGGAGCGCGGGCTGGGCGAGCCCATGCTGGTGCCGCTCGACGAGATGGAAGTGAAGGCGCAGATCGCCCAGCCGGTCAACGGCGCCACGCTGCGGGCGGGCGAGCCGTTCCGGGTGTTCGGCGCCGCCTGGGGCGGCGAGACCGCGCTCGCCCTGGTCGAGGTCGACACCGGCGAGGGCTGGCGGCCGGCGCGCCTGCTCGAGCCCGAGACGCGCTATGGCTGGCGCTTCTGGGAGCATGTCTGGACGCCGCCCCGGCCCGGCCGCTACACGCTGCGCTGCCGCGCCAGCGACGCGGCCGGCCATGTCCAGCCGGCCGAGCAGCGCTCCGACGCCGAGAGCTATTGCGCCAACTGGATCATCCCGGTCGAGGTCAAGGCCGTGGCCGTGCGGCCGGGCCCGGCAGACGACTTCGTGATCTGA